TTCCTTCGTTATAGTCTTTTAGTAACTGATTAAACTCCATGTTTTCTGGAGTAGGAGTGTTAACCGCTTCTTTTTTTTCTTGCTTACAAGAAGTAAGAAGTGCAGCGGTAGCTACTATGGTTAAAAGGATTTTCTTCATGATTGTATTTTTGATTGTAAACAAATATATTAAAAAGAAAATCTAAGAGGTTAAAAAATTAAAAACCTCTCAGCTAAGAGAGGTTTTAGTTTTATTGAAGAGATTTATTTGATCCTGTAAATTTTAGATATGGAGGTTCTGTAGATGTTTTATGTAGATTGGGTCCTCTATAATACATTACTTTACCTGAGATTTGTTTATTGTTTAAGTTTATTTCAGAATATAATACGCCGTCTGGATGAATTAGAGCATACTTGTTTTTTCTATTTAGATAAACAAGTTGATAAATTTCATCATCTTGGGCTTTATGATTGATGATTAGCCGATCGTTTTGTCCGTTTAAAATAAGAGTACCATCTCTTTTTACCCATTTACCTCTTACGTCTTCATTTATTTCTAATGGAAATATCCCTTCAGGTTGTTTTATAGGATAAGGTTTTGTTAAAAATGGAATAGCAAGGGTATGAGCAGTTTCTTCAATGGCCCAAAGTCTAAAAGCATTAGTCATTATAGCTATTGAAAGTTTTTGATCTGGGAAAACACTTATAATATTTCTAGTACCTTCTGCAGATCTGTCTTGTTCAAAAACTTTTCTGTTATCCATATCCCAATTCTTGTCCCAACCAATGCTTTGTCTTATAGTATCTTTTGAGTTTAGTTGTTGTATTTCGAAAACACTGTTCAAAGTTTCTTTTTTTATAAAACCATTAAGATAAGAGTTTCCTAACTTAACTAAATCAGAAGGAGTTGAAATCATACCAGCACCAGCCCAACTATAGCTATAATCTTTCGGGGTGATTATTTCGGTTAAGAGTCCCTTATTTGCACCTTCTCTATTTAAACTAAATAGACCTGACATTTGACTTGAATTATTATCTAAGTTTTCTATTGCAGTTGAGTTCATAGCTAAAAAACTAAAAATGTTTTCATTTAATACTTTAGGAAAAGTTTTATTCGAAGCTTTCTCAATAATTTTAGAAAGTAATGTATAACTATGTGTACTATAC
The nucleotide sequence above comes from Tenacibaculum singaporense. Encoded proteins:
- a CDS encoding serine hydrolase domain-containing protein, yielding MKFTYIKLVITIICIVILGIHVGCSPIQPDNIGNEQKSKAIISEYSESENLVNYILNELMKLPSMPPGVSLAISKNDAIIYTKGYGYVNLKTKEPVLPSTQFRMGSLSRIITITSLLKLIEEGKLSFNDTLEELLPNYPQKKYPITIKQLVTGLSGMENYSEHDKFTKSSYHSVDEALTVFSHVPLAHKPGEKYKYSTHSYTLLSKIIEKASNKTFPKVLNENIFSFLAMNSTAIENLDNNSSQMSGLFSLNREGANKGLLTEIITPKDYSYSWAGAGMISTPSDLVKLGNSYLNGFIKKETLNSVFEIQQLNSKDTIRQSIGWDKNWDMDNRKVFEQDRSAEGTRNIISVFPDQKLSIAIMTNAFRLWAIEETAHTLAIPFLTKPYPIKQPEGIFPLEINEDVRGKWVKRDGTLILNGQNDRLIINHKAQDDEIYQLVYLNRKNKYALIHPDGVLYSEINLNNKQISGKVMYYRGPNLHKTSTEPPYLKFTGSNKSLQ